A window of Benincasa hispida cultivar B227 chromosome 9, ASM972705v1, whole genome shotgun sequence genomic DNA:
attgcactgatgggatgtcattaattctctgtttgatgcaccgaataagtatcaccgaaaagttgagtgtacttgctatagtgtgtcgctaacggcttgtcaactaaattttcCGGCTCTATGCACCGgttctatgcggccaccttcttgagcacaTTTTTGTGAACGCATATGATTGCATAGCCTTgcagtcgcaatctcttaatgcgcttgaACGCTAaattctttggatcgcaattctgccttgcgccaatgcattttcctgcacaaaatacataagttagctgctttaatgTTGGACACATGCGAgcaatgttctaaacttaatgcttttggatgtgattttatatatttttactgtcgcaatccttcattgttttatatttttgtgctgtaataacgtgcatttctgtccgttatcatCCGGCAACCACCTCCAACAATCAATTTCAAGCTCCGATAGCTACCTCCGGTGACCATCTCTAACTACAAACTTCGGCGAAAATCATCTTAAATGATCAACTTCAACGACCACCTTGATGACTAACTCTAAGCTCCGATGATAAACTCCAACTACCAACTTCAATATCATCTTCGTGCGACCAACTggggcttcgacaaccaccttcgactacAAAATTCGacgaaaatcaccttcgataaTCCATTCAATAACCACCTCCGACTCATACGTTCGTGCGACTAACTTagggctccgacaaccactcCGACAACAAATTGGCTATTGTTGGCTATTATATGTGTgtgtgcatatatatatatatatatatatatatatatatatatatattatatatatatcctaCTATTTGTGAATATGTAAATAAATCATTAATGAAAACCTTATTTTTTCTGCACATTCAACTTATACGTTCCATGACTGTTAAATATATTGtaaggttgttgattatataattaatagtattttgtctatTTTAACTgcaatatttatatggagaaattgtaaaatatatttttacctATCAAATGAGTGTTTAAAAATTTGGAAAGTATGTATATAGTTGAATGGGGAACAAAAAGTTAAGAAAAaggcaacaaaaaaaaaataagaaaaaaaaaatcataaaatggaTATTTATTTTCTGGAACATTTTCtagcaaaaattaatgaaaatttgagatttGTTCTTTGGCGATCCTCCAAATTGGGAGAAATTTAAAGTGGAATTGTTTAAGAACGTGGTAACATTACTATGATTACTAAAATGATGAGagagatcaaattaaaaaaaaatcacgacAGAGCAAaaataggaagaagaaaaagaataataaaacgATGATGTAGATggaattcatggagaaaaattaggaaaaaaaattgatttctctctagtttatcattttatttaaacatattcttgcAAGAAATACACTTAGTTAATTGTTATTTGATAagttgtagaaatacaagttattttatatCTCTCAtctaaaagaataagaaaaaagcTCTGAAAGTGCAACATTTTTGCTAAAGAATTTATAAAGTAGTCACAGTATGCGAtcatacatcttcaatgcctgaTCTATCTAAATTTTGAACTAATATCGCTATTTTAATGCAGAACGCCCATTGATGCGATCAAATAAGAAATACCAGAAACAAAAGCACAATCGCATAATCAGTTAATGCGACAACCTTAGGCGATGAAGCATGATATGACATGGGCGGTGGAAGTCAAATCTCAGATTGAGTTGGTAGCTGATTAGAGAACTtcgttgaagattcaatgaacTTATGACACGTTGCAGGCAGCGCATCAgggtatgaaatttaatgcaCCTTATCATCACAATCATGAGTGAGCGAAGATAAGTCATCATCagacacctataaatacccatgcgATTGCCATGCAAAATATACGAGGGTCATAAAACTTCTGAGAAGAAAACTCTGGCAAGAATCCTTCTCGTTCAACCATGCTTGGGTCTCTTGTGGAAGAAGAGAAGTTCCATTGTTCGATATTTGAGTGAAGCAATCAGCTTAAAAGCCGGAGAAAGCAAGACATTGCACACCACGacttgattctctatccctcctttatcttaCAGTGTATTTATGTTGTATCGTTAACATTGAAGAGTTCAATTCTGCAATATGAATAACTATTTATCCCATTCTTGTTAATTTCTTCCATCGTTATCATGACTAGCTAAATTACtttatgggttgagaagcatatAACCAACATGAACTAAGCAACAAAAAAATTATGTGAtcacttgttttatgtatgcctACTTGTGTCACTTGAATAAATCGAAATATTTACTAAGTAAATTGAATCTAGGTTTGAAAGAATTCGTATTTAGAACTCGTAAAACAAGAAGAGATACTCCTTAGAAATAAGTACATCTTTTGCATATTGTACTCaccacatgcatcctagagatagggtaGTGTGGCTAGATACACTGAAAAGTGTTGGTCATATATCGAGTGCATTGCTTGAATGCATAACTCATCTAGTTGCTTAGGGAGTGTTGGTgaaaattcttctcaaccctatAATCGCATGCTAGTATCACAACTAACCCTCACACCGTTTCACTTAAAGCACAACCCTCAACGCATAAAATTAGATTTAGAATAATACAAAAAATCGACCATTTGTGTGAACATTTCATTTGCTTTATGATCTGAGTATTAGTTCATCGCACACGTATAagcaatccctgagttcgaccctggacttaccaggactCTGGTTGGACTTACACTTGGGTTCTACCAGGAAAAAAAAGCGTTATAACCTCATAATCATTATTCATTTCATCATACGATACGAACGCATCAATTTTTTGGtgtcgttgtcggggattgCAGTAACTAAGTGCGGTAAGACTATTCTTATTGATCTTTGTAGACCTCGATTGTTGGTGTATTATACATTGACTGCGAAAAAGGTACAGACATTCTATGAGCGAAGGGTCCACGTTTGAGCTTGCATACGACCCAGAAATTGAGAGAGCCTTTCGTAAAAGATAGAGAGCTAATTGAAGAAGACGACATAATAGAGCTCGAAGGATGGCAGAACAGCAAAACCATCCGGAAGTGCCATATATAGTGAATAACAACGAATACGACGCATTTGTCAATCCCATTCTATTAGCAAATGATCGTAACAGAACGATTAGGGATTATGCATCGCCAAATTTATATGATTTCTGAATCATGCGACCGACCTTGGACAAGAccagattcgaaatgaagccTGTAATGCTTATAATGATTCAAACAGCTAgtcagtttggaggaaggcagGACGAGGATCCCCACGCTCATTTgagaagttttattgaaatctacaatacctttttttttttttttttccaaacatCACCTCAGAGGAAGTACGACTCACATTATTCTCattttttctatgcgatgaagctAGAAAATAGGCATACTCACTTGAACCCGGTTGGTCCTCCTTTGGCTTGTCCATAGAAGGTGCAAGCATCCCGGTCGTTGTATCAGAAAGTACCCTCTCGGTAGGCCTACACGTTTTAGGTTATCCATCAGCCGGTGTGTGTGAGCTTCGCTCCAACTAGCTCTACACCGCCGCCGACCACTTTCCTCGACAACTTAGCGGTTGTTCGGTCTCCGTTTTTAGGGGCGGAAGTCCCACGAAATAACATCCTGGGAataagtagtagagaagtttatgaaaaagTACTTCCCACCAACAGAGAACGAAAATAGAAGAAGGTTAATCACTCACTTTCAGCAAGAAGAAAATGAACGTTCAACGACGTGTGGGCAAGATTCAAGAGACTAGTGAGAGATTGCCCCCATAACGGACTCCCCGATTGTTTGtagatggaaattttttattatggttTGAACTCAGCCTCACAAACTACAGTAAACACTGCTATGGCCAATGGTCTATTAGACAAAACATATATTGAGGCTAAAAAACATTCTTGATCGAATTTCAAAGAACCATGGAGATTGgcaagaaaataaatatggaTCAAGAACGAACAAAAGCCAGAATAATGATGCTATCCTATCACTAAAAACACAGGTGAATGCAATGACTAAATTGCTATAGGTGATGACCATGGCCAAATCTGACGTGAAGGGTGGGCAAGTGAATATAATCGCACAAATGAATAATGGAAGTTTTGTCCTTAGTGAGGAGCCAAGGAAATACAAGGATCAGGAGGAGTAACCTCCGCAATTTCCAATACAGCAGTACCTCGGGAGGTACATGTGCCTCCATTTCCATagagattgaaaaagaagaaaaatgatgaaagtCAATATCAACGCATCCTTAGAATATTGAAGCAGCTGCACATTAACATCCTTTTCATCGAAGCAATAGAGAAAATGTTGACCTATGCTAAATTCCTAAAGGACATCATGTCCAAGAAAAGGAGCATAGGTAAATACAAGATGGTGGCCCTGACACAAGACTGCAATATGATAATTCCTTCGAAGATGCGGGACCCTAGAAGCTTTATAATACCTCGTTCAATTGGCGGAATTTACATTGGACACGCTCTATGCAATCTTAGAGCTAGCATAAATCTGATGCCCTTGTCAATCTTTAAACGATTGGAGATTGGAAAACTTACTCCCACCGATATTATCCTTCAGTTAGCGGATCAATCCCTCGTGCACCTGGAAGGGAGGTTGGAAGATGTGTTAGTTAAGGTGGATAAATTTATCCTCCCTCCAGATTTCATTATACGTGATTACAAGGCAGATAAAGATGTCCCTATTATCTTGGGGCAGCCATTTCTCTCCACTGGAAGAGCTCAAATCAATGTACATAAGGAAGAAATCGCAGTGCATGTCAATGGCCAAAAGCTGAAGTTCAACATTATTAAGGCGATGAATTATCCAGATGAAGTAAGTTCATCCAATATAGATGAAGAGTGGTCTTGCAGCTTAAATTGGGGAATTGATGAGGAAATAGAATCAAAGGAAGAAACCACCCCTTCAGTTGAATCATGTTATGCGATGACAGAATTCCAGAACAATAGCAAATCATTGAATACAGAAGAGAGAGAAAGCACAAACAAATCTTCACTTGAACAACCTTCAATTTTGGAATTGAAAGTGTTACCTGTCCATTTGAAGTACACATTCCTTAAGCAGAATGATACCTTACCCGTTATTATATCGCCCACACTTTccagagaaaaagaagcaaccCTTTTAGAGGTATTAAAGAAGTAATCAAAGCAATAGGGTGGACCCTTGCTAACATTAAAGGTATAAGTTCATCCTACTACATGCATAAAATCAGGCTTGAAGAAGGACAAAAAGGCTCTATTGAATCTCAACGCAGGTTGAATTCTACAATGAAAGAAGTCGTTAAGAAGGAAATCATTAAGTGGTTGGATGCAGGAATTATTTTTCCCATTTCAAATAGCACATGGGTTAGCCTAGTGCaatgtgttccaaagaaaggaggAATGACAGTTGTACCCAATGAGAACAACGAATTAATACCAACGCGCACAGTCACCGGTTGGAGAATTTGCATGGATTAAAGGAAACTCAATGCATGCccttcattgaccaaatgttggATAGGCTGGCGAGGAACGACTACTTTTGCTTCTCGGATGGATACGCGGGGTACAACCAAATAATGATCGCACTTGaggataaaaaagaaaaacaactttCACATACCCATATAGTGAAAACTTCTCAGCATGTCCTAGGACGTTTTCCTTTCGACGCATGCCTTTCGAATTATGCAACGCCCGAACACCTTTTAAAGGTGCATGGTGGTCATCTTTTCAGATTACCTTGAGGACTctgtagaaatattcatggatgatGTTTCAGTCTATGGAAGGACATACGAAGTATGTTTGGAAAATCTGAAAAAGATCTTAAAGAG
This region includes:
- the LOC120084997 gene encoding uncharacterized protein LOC120084997, with protein sequence MVALTQDCNMIIPSKMRDPRSFIIPRSIGGIYIGHALCNLRASINLMPLSIFKRLEIGKLTPTDIILQLADQSLVHLEGRLEDVLVKVDKFILPPDFIIRDYKADKDVPIILGQPFLSTGRAQINVHKEEIAVHVNGQKLKFNIIKAMNYPDEVSSSNIDEEWSCSLNWGIDEEIESKEETTPSVESCYAMTEFQNNSKSLNTEERESTNKSSLEQPSILELKVLPVHLKYTFLKQNDTLPVIISPTLSREKEATLLEVLKK